A window of Paenibacillus phoenicis genomic DNA:
CCTGCCTGGGGCCCATCCGAATACGGTAAAAATAAAACTAACCCGCCAAGACGGAAGTCATATCGAGGTCATGGGGGCATCCATTGGCGGAGGGACGATCGTCATTCGCAACATCGACGGTTTTGAGGTGAAATGCTCAGGCGAGCTGCCGACGCTGGTCATCTCCCACGCAGACCGGCAAGGGGTACTGGCAGGGATTACGGCCTTGTTCAGCCGGGAGAACGTCAATATCGGCTACATTATTACCGATCGGAAAGGGCGGACCGCTGAGGCACTGACTGTTGTGGAAGCCGATTCGTCCATTCCGCCGGAATTAGTGGAGGCGATCCGTGCGTTGGAGCATGTCAGCCAAGTGTCCTATATTGATCTGACGAAGTAAAATGAGGAGGGAGCACGATGCGTTTTAAAAATTTACGTGAGCTGGCCCAGCTCTGTGAGCGGGAATCTCGCACGATTTCCAGCATTATGATTCAGGACCAGGTGGAAGAGAGCGGGCAATCGGAGGAAGAAATTTTGGCCGCCATGAACGAATACTACCAAATCATGAAAACGGCGGTGCATAAGGGGCTGACGGAGGATATCGTCTCCACAAGCGGGCTGACCGGCGGCGATGCCAAAAGGGTGGAGGCTTACCGCAATCGCAGTGAGACCTCGGTTGGTGACATCGCATGTCAGGCCATGGCTTATGCGCTGGCCGTGTCCGAGGTGAACGCTTCGATGGGCCGGATCGTCGCCACGCCGACGGCGGGCTCGTGCGGCATCATCCCCGGCGTGTTCGTCAGCGCCCAAGAGCGCTTCGGCTGGGAGGATGAGCATCTTGTGCGCGGGTTGTTTTGCGCGGGGGCCATCGGGTACGTGATCGCCAACAACTCGTTTATTTCCGGTGCAGAAGGGGGCTGCCAAGCAGAAATCGGATCGGCGATTGGGATGGCGGCCGGTGCAATGGTTGAGCTACGCGGCGGGACGCCGGAGCAGGCGGTGCACGCCGTTGGCCTCGCGTTAAAGAACACGCTGGGGTTGATCTGTGATCCCGTTGGCGGTCTCGTCGAAATTCCTTGTATCGTGCGTAACGGCTTTGGGGCGGTGAATGCGCTGGCTGCCGCCGATATGGCCTTGGCCGGTGTGCGCAGTGCGATCCCGTCGGACGAAGTCATCGACGTGATGCTGGAGGTGGGCTCGGCGATGCCCAGCCGCCATCGCGAAACCGCGCAGGGCGGGCTGGCACAAACGCCTACCGGCCGCAAAATCATGAAGGAGCTGCGAAGCCGGAAGAAGTAGAAGGAGTTGCTCCAAAGGTTTTCTTTTTTCAGAGGTAGGGTATGGATTTTGACGGTCGATGACCGAACCCACTTTGCGGGAAGCGACCATCGCGAGGATCGAGCCCGGGAAGATGACCAGTCCGGCATGGCTGGCGGTTAATCCGAAGCGATGCACTAAAATTTGCGGCAGCAAAAACAAGGTGGCAAAGCTGCCAGCGATACGGCCGACATGATCAAGGCCATCGCTTTGCCGCGCCGCTGGATCGGAACGTAACGGGATAACGTAACCATCGACAACGAAACGACCGCTCCGGCACCGGATGCTTGCACGATGCGAACGGCGAGCAGAATCCAGAAGCTCGGGCTAAACAACCCGGCGACGGCGGCGAGGCCCAGTGTTGTTCGAAAATTATCGAACGATTGAAATATATCATGCCTTACCTTATGATATAAATAGGGGAGAATGAATTCATCACGAAATTTAGATATAAAGTCCAGCGGTATGATGTCAAGCTGTTGATTTAATCGAATTGGAAATTTCCCGTGCCTGTTGAGCGCGGAGTCACGAAAAAAGGGCGCATCAAACCAAACCCAGCCAAAAACCATGTCAGATACCAGATTTTTACTGGGAATTCGTGAAGGACTAAGGCAAAGGAGGCGTTAATCCTTGGCGCTATTCACCTTCCTTCGAGGCGTGTAGAGTTGGCCGCTGCGTAGCAGCACATCGACCAGACGCACGAGTTTTCTTGCCGTTAAGACGAGGGCGCGTTTGTGTTGATTCTTGGGCACTTCGTGATACTTCTTCCGGTAATATTCACCGAATTCTTCATCGCGCATCCTAACCGAGTTGGCAGCTTCAACGAGGTAGTAGCGCAGGAATCGGTTGCCGGATTTGATGCGGGCGGTGTCCTCCGCCTCGAAGACGCCGGACTGGTGCCTGCGCCACGTCAGACCCGCGTACTTGGCGACGGCGGCTTGATCCTTGAACCGTTCAATATCGCCGAGTTCGCCGAGCAGACCGGCTGCATAGACTTTGCCGATGCCGGGCACTGACAGCAAGCACTGAGCGCCTTGAATGCCGTCGAGGACCCGCTCGATCGCTTTGTCGAGATCCTTGAGCTGCTTCTGGATGCTGCGGATGGATTCGATGGAGGTGCCGAGCACCAGGTCAATCGAATCCTCCACGACCTTGGACAGCCGATAGGAGGCGCGGGCAGCTTGCTGAATGCAGCGGGCGACCCGCTCGGGATCGGGGAAACGATTGCGTCCCTTGTCCCGCAGATAGTCGGCCAGATCGGCCACGTCCATCTCGGCGATGTCATCGAGGCTGAACTTCTCGGAGAGCATCTCCATGAGCGCATGGCCAAACACGGAGCTGTCGACCTCGGTTGTAAACGCATTGCACTTGTAGAACAGGTTCTGCAAGAAGTACTGCTTCTCGCGAGCCAAGTTATGGACCAAGTGGAAACGCATGCGCGTGAGGCGTTGAAGGGCGACATACTGCTCCTGCATGACGATGGTGGTCGTCAGGCGGCCGAAGCGCAGGCGATCCGCAATGACCCAGGCGTCGAGCCGGTCGGTCTTGTCCATATCCGCATAGGCTTCTCTGAACTTGCTGATGAGCTTGGGGTTCAAGGTGAACACCTTGGCCTTGCGCTCTCGAAGCGCTGGATCCTGATGCAGGTACATGGCAGGGTGCCAGCTGTAGACGGAAGTGGCTTCCAAGCCGATGTGAATCTCGGTGACGGCCAACTTGTCCGCTGCAGCGACGATTTGGTCACGCAAGTGCGAGGCGCCATTCAAATTGTTTTTGACGGTGAGTGTCTCAAGCTTGTCACCGTCAGCGTTCATGAAACACGCTTCGAGCTCTTGCGAGCTCACGTCAATACCGACAAAAAGCTTCAAGTGAAATTCCTCCTTTCGCTAGGGATTCAGGGAATGGACGCTCCGGGATGCCTCCGGCGCACGCGCAGATCTATCACCCTCGCGTATGAGGACACACTTCGGGCCATGAGCTGCCCCGGATCTGCTAAAACCGGGCATGGGATGCCGAAGGGAACAGCCAGCGGGTAAGAAGCTCAGACGCGTACCGGAGAAACAGACTTAAGGAGTAGACGATGCTACTGGAGGCAGAAGGATTTCCCCGAATGGACCCTACGTTCCATTGTCCAGAGGCATACCGGAAAGTCCAGTCCCTGATGGAATTTTCAAAGAACAAGCTGGAAATTTGGAGGCTGTTTTCCATCCCCCGGGGGGATGGAAATGAACCTAAAAGAGCTTTTTAAAGATACTATACGAGGAGTTTTCCTTATGAAGGTTCTATATCACCCCGAACGGGATGAAATCCAATTGTCTTCCGTGTTGTACGCTTTAAGTGACCCGATTCGGCTTAGCGTTGTGGCGGAAATGCGCCGCTGCGGCGAACAGCCTTGCAATTATTTCGAGGTTCCCATCGCCAAATCGACGTTGTCGCACCATATCCGGACGCTGCGGGAAGCCGGCGTCATATCGACCCGGATCCAAGGCACGCAGCGGTTTATTTCGTTGCGGGAAGTGGATTTGGAGTCCCGCTTCCCAGGTTTGCTGACCTCGATCTTGGAGGCTTATGAGAAAACAGAACATAAAGAGCTAAACGTCAAATCGAAGTAAGATGATAAGCTGATCGTTAAAATAATACGAATATCCGATTAGGTAGAGACTTGAGCTATAAATCGGAGCCAAGGGGGAGCGTACCCGTGTTGAATATTGATCTCTCAGGACAAATCGCGCTGATTACCGGAGCAACCGGCCAGTTAGGCCGGGTAATCACCCGGACGTTGTCCGCTTGCGGAGCGAAAGTGGCGATTCACTACGTGAATAATGAAGCCAAAGCCCAGGAATTGCTGCAGGAGATTACCGAAGCCGGCAGAGAAGCGATGATCGTGCGAGGCGATATCACGAAGGAAGCGGATATCCAAGCGATGAAAGCGAAGGTAGCGGCCGAGCTTGGCGATCCGGATATCGTCGTCGCCAATGCCGTGGTGCAGTATAACTGGACCTCGGTTCTGGAGCAGCCGGCAGAGGATTATGTGAGCCAATTTGAATCCTGCGTTCTGCAGAGCGTGTTTCTGGCCAAGGCGTTTATTCCGGCGATGATGGGCAAAAGAAAAGGTCGCTTCATCGGAATTAATACCGAGTGCGCCATGCAGAATTTCCCCAACCAGTCGGCGTATACGGCAGGAAAAAGAGGCATGGACGGCGTTTACCGCGTCCTGGCCAAGGAGGTTGGGGAGTACGGGATTACCGTTAATCAGGTCGCCCCGGGCTGGACGATCAGCGATCGCGACCGCGAGCTTGCGGATCGGAATGATGCCGCTTATATCGCTGGAGTTCCGCTGAAGCGGCGGGGGGAAGATCAGGATATTGCCAATGCGGTTGCGTTCCTGGCTTCCGAGTTAGCCGGTTTTATCACGGGGGCGTACCTCCCGGTGACCGGTGGAAATGTCATGCCGGCCATCTAGGCCCATGACGACGACCAAGCTCTCGGGCAAGCAAGCCACCCCGAAGGCATACCTATCGGTACTCGGCCTGTGCTGGCTTGCGCTTGGATCGAGCGCCGCGGTACACCGCAGCCTTTGGGCATAGAGCTGCCGGTTGAAGCTGCATTGCCGGACTTAGACAGCGGGCTTCAGGAGGAGATCGGCCTGCTGCTGGCGCGTAAGCGGAGCGGAGCCCATCCGGAGCCTGAGCCGTGTCTTCTGCGAGTAGACAGCTATTTGTCCGACCGGATAGAAAAATTTGAGCAACTCGCATCGACCTGGGAATCCCAAAGCCCAAATACGGCCCCGGCTTTGTCATGTTGGATGAAGTGTTCATTTCTGTCCTGCAGGAAGTGTGGAACATGAGATTAGGGTAAGAACCGCTAAGGGAGTCTTGGCGGTTCTTTCTTTTTCTCTTTTATAATAAACTTCAAAAATTAGTGACACAGATGCATAAATGGTCTATAATCAACGGAAGAAAGCATAATGTAACAGAATGATCAAATAAGTAATACAGTCGCCGGAGTGAGAGGAGGGACGCTTATCATCACGTTGGAGCATGTCAGCAAGACGTACAGCTTGCGAAACGGGCGATTTGAAGCGTTGCGCAATGTCTCCCTGCAGATCCCGGAAG
This region includes:
- a CDS encoding MFS transporter, with product MFSPSFWILLAVRIVQASGAGAVVSLSMVTLSRYVPIQRRGKAMALIMSAVSLAALPPCFCCRKF
- a CDS encoding DNA polymerase beta superfamily protein, producing MLACAWIERRGTPQPLGIELPVEAALPDLDSGLQEEIGLLLARKRSGAHPEPEPCLLRVDSYLSDRIEKFEQLASTWESQSPNTAPALSCWMKCSFLSCRKCGT
- a CDS encoding ArsR/SmtB family transcription factor, producing the protein MKVLYHPERDEIQLSSVLYALSDPIRLSVVAEMRRCGEQPCNYFEVPIAKSTLSHHIRTLREAGVISTRIQGTQRFISLREVDLESRFPGLLTSILEAYEKTEHKELNVKSK
- a CDS encoding SDR family NAD(P)-dependent oxidoreductase; the encoded protein is MNIDLSGQIALITGATGQLGRVITRTLSACGAKVAIHYVNNEAKAQELLQEITEAGREAMIVRGDITKEADIQAMKAKVAAELGDPDIVVANAVVQYNWTSVLEQPAEDYVSQFESCVLQSVFLAKAFIPAMMGKRKGRFIGINTECAMQNFPNQSAYTAGKRGMDGVYRVLAKEVGEYGITVNQVAPGWTISDRDRELADRNDAAYIAGVPLKRRGEDQDIANAVAFLASELAGFITGAYLPVTGGNVMPAI
- the sdaAA gene encoding L-serine ammonia-lyase, iron-sulfur-dependent, subunit alpha encodes the protein MRFKNLRELAQLCERESRTISSIMIQDQVEESGQSEEEILAAMNEYYQIMKTAVHKGLTEDIVSTSGLTGGDAKRVEAYRNRSETSVGDIACQAMAYALAVSEVNASMGRIVATPTAGSCGIIPGVFVSAQERFGWEDEHLVRGLFCAGAIGYVIANNSFISGAEGGCQAEIGSAIGMAAGAMVELRGGTPEQAVHAVGLALKNTLGLICDPVGGLVEIPCIVRNGFGAVNALAAADMALAGVRSAIPSDEVIDVMLEVGSAMPSRHRETAQGGLAQTPTGRKIMKELRSRKK
- a CDS encoding IS110 family RNA-guided transposase, translated to MKLFVGIDVSSQELEACFMNADGDKLETLTVKNNLNGASHLRDQIVAAADKLAVTEIHIGLEATSVYSWHPAMYLHQDPALRERKAKVFTLNPKLISKFREAYADMDKTDRLDAWVIADRLRFGRLTTTIVMQEQYVALQRLTRMRFHLVHNLAREKQYFLQNLFYKCNAFTTEVDSSVFGHALMEMLSEKFSLDDIAEMDVADLADYLRDKGRNRFPDPERVARCIQQAARASYRLSKVVEDSIDLVLGTSIESIRSIQKQLKDLDKAIERVLDGIQGAQCLLSVPGIGKVYAAGLLGELGDIERFKDQAAVAKYAGLTWRRHQSGVFEAEDTARIKSGNRFLRYYLVEAANSVRMRDEEFGEYYRKKYHEVPKNQHKRALVLTARKLVRLVDVLLRSGQLYTPRRKVNSAKD
- the sdaAB gene encoding L-serine ammonia-lyase, iron-sulfur-dependent subunit beta is translated as MRFKSVFSIIGPAMIGPSSSHTAGAVRIGRFARQLLGTAPVKAEICFYGSFAETYSGHGTDLAIVGGILDYRTDDERIRQSMQDAEKQGIEVVFATGVLPGAHPNTVKIKLTRQDGSHIEVMGASIGGGTIVIRNIDGFEVKCSGELPTLVISHADRQGVLAGITALFSRENVNIGYIITDRKGRTAEALTVVEADSSIPPELVEAIRALEHVSQVSYIDLTK